One window from the genome of Rhodococcus sp. ABRD24 encodes:
- a CDS encoding DUF6350 family protein — protein sequence MSSLLSRGARGDTSSRSGPTRDQTRELLTVAVRPAAMAVVLFSAVVIVTLVASNSDLTGTFGAIAASWLALHQVSLTITGAPLAILPLLPTAILMWAVGRGCARAVTPRTSLPEALRVVGAAVAGPLVMTLIALAVVSDAATVIALSPPSAPEASGWTIGIHLVAASAGIAAVIGRAECERLGLPDWLPMAVRSAVRASGLLLAAGGLATVASLVLSWSEVGALIDEGGGVMGMLGLTVLSVLYLPNVAVGAAAVLTGGTVHVGGSSLSLFDILPGAVPPMPVLGGIPTELAGSGWPILLAVPVIVGALLGRDCGRLRLPPVETSYAVLIAAASVGVAAAAVGYAGGGEVGAFGFVGVEWWAFGLVTFGWLALPGVAVALLLTLRGGVRSDSADVGEASAEEVADSGAITPIEVVDAVAAPVLRYRSGDESGEATALPEGEVAGESPTADGTVEATEATEVVENDTEGREGKEGKEGTEHEADTIVDAEVVAVIEEDLTPVAEAADGAEAPEAREGDLPDSPVTPRD from the coding sequence ATGAGTTCTCTGCTGAGTCGCGGCGCCCGCGGCGACACCTCCTCCCGTTCCGGCCCGACCCGAGACCAGACACGTGAGCTGCTCACGGTTGCGGTGCGCCCCGCGGCCATGGCTGTGGTGCTGTTCTCCGCTGTCGTTATTGTCACTCTGGTCGCCTCGAACAGCGACCTCACCGGAACTTTCGGTGCCATCGCTGCGAGCTGGCTGGCGCTGCACCAGGTTTCGTTGACCATCACCGGTGCGCCGCTGGCGATCCTGCCATTGCTGCCGACCGCGATCCTGATGTGGGCCGTGGGACGTGGCTGTGCCCGCGCGGTCACCCCGCGCACATCGCTGCCCGAGGCACTTCGGGTCGTGGGTGCGGCCGTGGCCGGTCCGCTCGTGATGACGTTGATCGCGCTCGCCGTCGTCTCCGACGCCGCGACCGTCATAGCCCTCTCGCCGCCGAGCGCTCCCGAGGCATCGGGTTGGACGATAGGCATCCACCTTGTTGCGGCATCCGCTGGCATCGCCGCGGTGATCGGCAGGGCCGAATGTGAGCGGCTCGGCCTGCCCGACTGGCTCCCGATGGCCGTCCGTTCCGCGGTTCGTGCGTCGGGGCTGCTCCTGGCCGCGGGTGGCCTCGCTACCGTCGCGTCGCTGGTGCTGTCGTGGTCCGAGGTCGGGGCGCTGATCGACGAGGGCGGCGGTGTGATGGGAATGCTGGGGCTGACCGTCCTGTCGGTGCTGTACCTGCCGAATGTCGCGGTCGGTGCCGCCGCGGTGCTGACCGGTGGCACGGTTCATGTCGGTGGTTCTTCGCTGAGTCTGTTCGACATCCTGCCCGGAGCGGTGCCGCCCATGCCGGTGCTGGGCGGCATCCCGACCGAGCTGGCGGGATCCGGGTGGCCGATCCTGCTGGCGGTGCCGGTGATCGTCGGTGCCTTGTTGGGGCGTGACTGTGGCCGACTGCGGCTGCCACCCGTGGAAACCTCGTACGCCGTGCTGATTGCGGCTGCGAGCGTCGGCGTCGCGGCCGCGGCAGTCGGATACGCGGGCGGCGGCGAGGTGGGCGCCTTCGGCTTTGTCGGTGTCGAGTGGTGGGCGTTCGGCCTGGTCACCTTCGGTTGGCTGGCACTGCCCGGCGTGGCCGTCGCGCTGCTCCTCACCTTGCGGGGCGGCGTCCGGTCCGACAGCGCGGACGTCGGTGAGGCATCCGCGGAGGAAGTGGCCGACAGCGGTGCGATCACTCCGATCGAGGTCGTCGATGCTGTCGCGGCGCCGGTTCTTCGTTACCGGTCCGGGGACGAGTCCGGCGAGGCGACAGCGCTCCCGGAAGGCGAGGTCGCAGGCGAGTCCCCGACAGCTGACGGCACCGTAGAGGCCACCGAAGCCACCGAGGTCGTCGAGAACGACACGGAAGGCAGGGAAGGCAAGGAAGGCAAGGAAGGCACGGAACACGAGGCCGACACGATCGTCGACGCCGAAGTCGTGGCGGTGATCGAGGAGGACCTGACACCGGTTGCGGAGGCTGCGGACGGCGCGGAGGCTCCGGAAGCACGGGAAGGCGACCTGCCGGACAGCCCGGTGACTCCCAGAGACTAG
- the purN gene encoding phosphoribosylglycinamide formyltransferase yields the protein MPARIVVLASGTGSLLEALIAATRVDGYPASIVAVGVDRECGATAHADAAGIEHFRVVLRDHADRGAWDVALTEAVGAHQPDLIVSAGFMKILGPAFLDRFGGRIINTHPALLPSFPGAHAVSDALAYGVKVTGSTVHLVDGGVDTGPILAQEPVVVHADDDESALHERIKTVERRLLAVVVAEVALRGVVSDGRKAVIPSE from the coding sequence GTGCCCGCTCGGATCGTCGTACTCGCATCGGGGACAGGCAGCCTGCTGGAGGCACTCATCGCCGCCACCCGCGTCGACGGTTACCCCGCGAGCATCGTCGCGGTCGGCGTCGACCGCGAATGCGGCGCGACGGCGCACGCCGACGCCGCCGGTATCGAGCACTTCCGGGTTGTGCTGCGCGATCACGCCGACCGCGGTGCGTGGGATGTCGCGCTCACCGAGGCCGTCGGCGCGCACCAGCCGGACCTGATCGTCAGCGCCGGGTTCATGAAGATCCTCGGCCCCGCGTTCCTCGATCGCTTCGGCGGCCGGATCATCAACACGCATCCCGCGTTGCTGCCCTCGTTCCCCGGTGCGCACGCGGTCTCCGACGCCCTCGCATACGGCGTCAAGGTCACCGGGTCGACCGTGCACCTGGTCGACGGTGGTGTGGACACCGGTCCGATCCTGGCGCAAGAGCCCGTGGTGGTGCATGCCGACGACGACGAGTCGGCGCTGCACGAGCGCATCAAGACTGTTGAGCGTCGACTGCTGGCCGTGGTCGTGGCCGAAGTCGCCCTCCGAGGTGTTGTTTCCGACGGACGAAAGGCCGTGATCCCAAGTGAGTGA
- the purH gene encoding bifunctional phosphoribosylaminoimidazolecarboxamide formyltransferase/IMP cyclohydrolase codes for MSERKAVRRALVSVYDKTGLVELATGLHQAGVELVSTGSTAATIADAGIPVTPVEALTGFPECLEGRVKTLHPRVHAGVLADTRKAEHLAQLEELGIEAFQLVVVNLYPFTQTVASGATPDECVEQIDIGGPSMVRAAAKNHPSVAVVVNPEKYDDVLAAVAAGGFTLAERTALAAQAFQHTASYDVAVASWMTSTLVESVASEATGDSEQASEATGDSELSQFPEWVGATWERSAVLRYGENPHQAAALYDSPAGPAGLAQAKQLHGKEMSYNNYTDGDAAWRAAFDHAEPAVAIIKHANPCGIAVGADIAEAHRKAHACDPVSAFGGVIAANREVTVEMAEQVADIFTEVVIAPSYAAGAVEVLARKKNVRVLEAAAPTETGIELRPISGGMLLQERDVLDAEGDNPANWTLVVGEAADAKTLADLGFAWRACRAVKSNAILLANDGASVGVGMGQVNRVDSAHLAVQRAGDRAKGSVAASDAFFPFPDGLQVLLDAGVRAVVQPGGSVRDNEVIEAAREAGVTLYLTGARHFAH; via the coding sequence GTGAGTGAACGCAAGGCAGTGCGCCGAGCACTGGTCAGCGTCTACGACAAGACCGGCCTGGTCGAACTGGCCACCGGCCTGCACCAGGCCGGTGTCGAGCTGGTCTCCACCGGCTCCACCGCCGCCACGATCGCGGACGCCGGTATTCCGGTGACGCCGGTCGAGGCGTTGACGGGCTTCCCCGAGTGCCTCGAGGGCCGGGTCAAGACGCTGCACCCCCGCGTGCACGCCGGCGTCCTCGCCGACACCCGCAAGGCCGAGCACCTTGCGCAGCTCGAGGAACTGGGTATCGAGGCGTTCCAGCTGGTGGTCGTCAACCTGTACCCCTTCACCCAGACCGTCGCCTCGGGTGCCACCCCGGACGAGTGCGTCGAGCAGATCGATATCGGCGGACCATCGATGGTCCGGGCCGCCGCGAAGAACCACCCGTCGGTGGCGGTGGTCGTGAACCCCGAGAAGTACGACGACGTCCTGGCCGCGGTCGCGGCCGGCGGCTTCACGCTCGCCGAGCGCACCGCGCTGGCGGCGCAGGCGTTCCAGCACACCGCGTCCTACGATGTCGCGGTCGCGTCCTGGATGACGTCGACGCTGGTCGAGTCGGTTGCGAGCGAAGCGACGGGGGATTCTGAACAGGCGAGCGAAGCGACGGGGGATTCTGAACTGTCGCAGTTTCCCGAGTGGGTCGGTGCGACGTGGGAGCGTTCCGCGGTGCTGCGCTACGGCGAGAACCCGCACCAGGCGGCGGCACTGTACGACAGCCCGGCTGGTCCGGCGGGCCTCGCGCAGGCGAAGCAGTTGCACGGCAAGGAGATGTCGTACAACAACTACACCGACGGTGATGCCGCATGGCGCGCCGCGTTCGACCATGCCGAGCCGGCGGTCGCGATCATCAAGCACGCCAACCCGTGCGGCATCGCGGTAGGCGCAGACATTGCCGAGGCGCACCGCAAGGCGCACGCCTGCGATCCGGTGAGTGCGTTCGGTGGCGTCATCGCCGCCAATCGTGAGGTCACCGTCGAGATGGCCGAGCAGGTCGCGGACATCTTCACCGAGGTCGTCATCGCGCCGTCCTATGCGGCCGGCGCCGTCGAGGTCCTGGCCCGCAAGAAGAACGTGCGCGTCCTCGAGGCCGCCGCTCCCACCGAGACCGGCATCGAGCTGCGGCCGATTTCCGGTGGCATGCTGCTGCAGGAGCGTGACGTCCTCGACGCCGAGGGTGACAACCCGGCCAACTGGACGCTGGTCGTCGGTGAGGCCGCGGACGCGAAGACCCTTGCGGATCTCGGGTTCGCCTGGCGGGCATGCCGTGCCGTGAAGTCCAACGCGATTCTGCTCGCGAACGACGGCGCCTCGGTGGGCGTCGGCATGGGCCAGGTCAACCGCGTCGATTCGGCGCACCTCGCGGTGCAGCGGGCCGGTGACCGCGCCAAGGGTTCGGTGGCCGCGTCCGACGCGTTCTTCCCGTTCCCCGACGGACTGCAGGTCCTGCTCGACGCTGGCGTCCGCGCAGTCGTCCAGCCGGGTGGCTCGGTCCGCGACAACGAGGTCATCGAGGCCGCCCGCGAGGCCGGCGTCACCCTCTACCTGACCGGTGCGCGCCACTTCGCGCACTGA
- a CDS encoding alpha/beta fold hydrolase has protein sequence MADTEITFSTGDITLHGSLRMPGGIPGSADSAPAVLLLAGSGPTDRNGDSALLPGPIGTLEFLADVLERNGFASLRYDKLGSGSTGLGPYDIEDIGDLGFSTFVDAASAGLRFLARRPGIDADRVFVIGHSEGALIALTLADSGANVAGLGLLEPLSVRLLDLLTTQIDGQLTAVVGAGQLPVHLADELRLALAGAVESLRTDATLSDDLPDPLRAAGLVPANARALAEEDALDPRELAGRLPIGMPVITSCSAKDIQLDCADVDALDAALAHTSLTSVRMTTANHVLKELGDAASTGADYIELLPWSTEFTNGFEDWLASL, from the coding sequence ATGGCCGACACCGAGATCACGTTTTCCACCGGCGACATCACCCTGCACGGAAGCCTCCGCATGCCCGGCGGCATCCCCGGCAGCGCGGACTCGGCACCTGCGGTACTACTTCTCGCAGGCAGCGGGCCCACCGACCGCAATGGCGACAGCGCGCTGCTACCGGGCCCGATCGGTACCCTCGAATTCCTCGCCGACGTCCTCGAGCGCAACGGCTTCGCGAGCCTGCGTTACGACAAGCTCGGCAGCGGCTCCACGGGGTTGGGCCCGTACGACATCGAGGACATCGGTGACCTCGGGTTCTCGACATTCGTGGATGCGGCGTCGGCTGGCCTGCGGTTTCTCGCGAGACGGCCCGGTATCGACGCCGACCGCGTGTTCGTGATCGGACACAGCGAGGGCGCCCTGATCGCCCTCACGCTCGCCGACAGCGGTGCGAATGTCGCGGGACTGGGCCTGCTCGAGCCGTTGAGCGTGCGTTTGCTGGACCTGCTCACCACGCAGATCGACGGGCAACTCACCGCGGTCGTCGGCGCCGGACAGCTTCCCGTGCACCTCGCCGACGAGCTGCGTCTCGCGCTCGCGGGCGCCGTCGAGTCCCTACGCACGGACGCGACACTCAGCGATGACCTGCCCGACCCGCTGCGCGCCGCCGGACTGGTGCCGGCAAATGCTCGCGCCCTCGCTGAGGAGGACGCGCTCGACCCACGCGAGCTCGCGGGCCGCCTGCCGATCGGCATGCCCGTGATCACCAGTTGCTCCGCGAAGGACATCCAACTCGACTGCGCCGACGTCGATGCACTCGACGCCGCACTCGCCCACACCTCCTTGACGTCGGTGCGGATGACGACGGCCAATCATGTTCTCAAGGAACTCGGCGACGCGGCCTCCACCGGAGCCGACTACATCGAGCTGCTGCCCTGGTCCACCGAGTTCACGAACGGCTTCGAGGACTGGCTCGCCAGCCTCTGA